The Geotalea uraniireducens Rf4 genome window below encodes:
- the tkt gene encoding transketolase, with protein MKNDLSSTSIPADVHTLCINTIRFLSVDAVQKANSGHPGMPLGAAPMAFVLWTRFLRHNPANPGWLDHDRCVLSSGHGSMLLYSLLHLTGYDLPLEEIERFRQWRSRPGHTDRWVAPGIETTTGPLGQGFGNAVGMAIAESHLAVRFNRPRFKIIDHYTYCLAGDGDLMEGVAAEAASLAGHLGLGKLICLYDDNRLSPTASTDLAFTEVRAGRFAAYGWHVQTVAEGNDLATIGRAITKARNETSRPSIILIRTHIGHGSPDKPDSFEVNGLPLGAEEVKLTKENLGWPLDPLFYIPKKALRYFHLALKQGKKREAEWNARFAAYEEAYPELAKELRLAMAGKLPPGWDMDIPDFQADSKGMATRVASGMVMNAIAPRLTSFLGGSADPDPSPHTSLKGLGDFGNPGLPPVDRPGAIGEERGYGGRNIHFGVREHAMGAVLNGMAAHGGLIPFGATVLKFSDYLRPSLRLAALMGLHVIHVFTHDSIGMGEDGFTHQPVAHLATLRAIPNLVVIRPADANETAVAWQVALETADRPVALLLSRQDLPIIDRSRYATADGLRRGGYILADAEGKLPALILIATGSEVALVLAARKKLLERNILTRVVSLPSWELFDLQPQEYCDSVLPPQVSRRLAVEAGAPQGWHRYVGSDGNVLGVECFGASAPGDVVPAECGFTVENICRRALALLEEDGPP; from the coding sequence ATGAAGAACGACCTATCGTCCACTTCCATCCCGGCTGATGTACATACGCTCTGCATCAACACCATTCGCTTCCTGTCGGTCGATGCCGTACAGAAGGCGAACAGCGGCCATCCGGGAATGCCTTTGGGAGCGGCGCCCATGGCGTTTGTCCTCTGGACACGATTCCTGCGGCACAATCCGGCCAATCCCGGATGGCTCGACCACGACCGATGCGTCCTTTCTTCAGGCCACGGTTCCATGCTCCTCTACAGCCTGCTCCATCTCACCGGCTACGACCTCCCCCTGGAAGAGATTGAGCGATTCCGCCAATGGAGGAGCCGCCCCGGCCATACCGATCGATGGGTTGCACCGGGAATAGAGACAACCACCGGCCCCCTCGGCCAGGGATTCGGCAACGCCGTCGGCATGGCAATCGCCGAATCGCACCTCGCCGTCCGCTTCAACCGGCCCCGTTTCAAGATAATCGACCACTACACATACTGCCTTGCCGGCGACGGCGATCTCATGGAAGGAGTGGCGGCAGAAGCAGCCTCACTGGCCGGCCACCTGGGGCTGGGAAAGCTCATCTGCCTCTACGACGACAACCGGCTCTCGCCGACGGCCTCGACAGATCTCGCATTCACTGAAGTCAGAGCCGGGAGATTCGCTGCGTACGGCTGGCACGTGCAAACAGTGGCGGAAGGCAATGACCTGGCGACTATCGGAAGGGCCATCACCAAAGCCCGGAACGAGACGTCGCGGCCGTCCATCATTCTCATCCGCACCCACATCGGCCACGGCTCGCCCGACAAACCGGACAGCTTCGAAGTCAACGGCTTGCCTCTTGGCGCGGAAGAGGTGAAGCTGACCAAGGAAAACCTCGGCTGGCCGTTGGATCCGCTATTTTATATCCCCAAAAAAGCGCTCCGCTACTTTCATCTGGCATTGAAACAGGGGAAGAAACGGGAAGCGGAATGGAATGCCCGGTTTGCCGCCTATGAAGAAGCATACCCTGAGCTCGCCAAGGAACTCCGCCTGGCAATGGCGGGAAAGCTCCCCCCCGGCTGGGACATGGATATTCCCGATTTCCAGGCAGACTCTAAGGGTATGGCAACCAGGGTCGCCTCGGGCATGGTGATGAATGCCATCGCCCCCCGGCTCACATCGTTTCTCGGCGGATCGGCAGATCCGGACCCTTCACCCCACACTTCCTTGAAAGGTCTGGGGGATTTCGGGAACCCCGGCCTCCCCCCCGTCGACCGGCCAGGGGCGATCGGCGAGGAAAGGGGATACGGCGGCCGCAACATACATTTCGGAGTACGCGAACATGCCATGGGAGCGGTTCTGAACGGCATGGCAGCTCACGGCGGGCTTATTCCCTTCGGCGCCACCGTTCTCAAGTTCTCCGACTATCTCCGCCCATCCTTGCGTCTTGCAGCATTGATGGGACTGCACGTAATCCACGTCTTCACCCATGACAGCATCGGTATGGGGGAAGACGGCTTCACCCACCAGCCGGTAGCGCATCTGGCAACACTCAGGGCCATCCCGAACCTGGTGGTGATCCGTCCCGCGGACGCCAATGAGACAGCAGTCGCCTGGCAGGTGGCGCTGGAGACAGCGGACCGGCCGGTGGCGCTTCTCCTCTCGCGGCAAGATCTCCCAATCATTGACCGGAGCCGCTACGCTACAGCCGACGGACTCCGTCGCGGCGGTTATATCCTTGCTGATGCCGAAGGCAAGCTCCCTGCACTGATCCTCATTGCTACCGGCTCGGAAGTGGCTCTCGTGCTTGCAGCGCGTAAGAAGCTCCTGGAAAGGAACATCCTGACCCGGGTCGTCTCACTGCCAAGCTGGGAGCTCTTCGATCTGCAGCCGCAAGAGTACTGCGACTCTGTCCTCCCGCCGCAGGTCAGCAGGCGACTGGCAGTTGAGGCAGGGGCGCCGCAAGGATGGCACCGCTACGTCGGCTCGGACGGAAATGTCCTCGGAGTAGAGTGTTTTGGCGCTTCAGCTCCGGGTGACGTCGTTCCGGCTGAATGCGGCTTCACCGTGGAAAACATTTGCCGGCGAGCTCTGGCCCTGTTGGAAGAGGATGGCCCGCCATAA
- the truD gene encoding tRNA pseudouridine(13) synthase TruD → MLKTYLTADLPGTGGTIKETPEDFLVAEIPLYLPCGEGEHTFAEIEKRGITTLEALRRLAKALGIAERDMGYAGMKDARGVTRQTFSIPRVAPDRVLGLEVQGIRVLSASLHRNKLKLGHLRGNRFRLRVRGVTADAVPSASAVLSVLAKRGVPNYFGEQRYGTQGNSHLIGAALLRGDYRGAVDALIGDAAKVTDERWRAAIEAYRRGDPDESLRAFPGHCRTERDLLQRLVKQPDDWEKAFRAVHPRLKKLYLSAFQSFLFDRLLDGRLDRLDEVVDGDVAYKHDNGACFLVTDAAAEAVRAEAFEISPTGPLFGCKMKEPEGKVLELERQVLDMEGLSLESFNLTGGLRMEGERRPLRVPLMEPTAEWDGEGLVLEFGLPRGSYATAVLREVMKSA, encoded by the coding sequence ATGTTGAAAACCTATCTGACAGCCGATCTGCCCGGCACGGGCGGGACGATCAAGGAGACGCCCGAGGACTTTCTCGTGGCGGAGATTCCGCTCTACCTACCCTGCGGCGAAGGGGAGCATACTTTTGCCGAGATCGAGAAACGGGGCATTACGACCCTTGAAGCTCTCCGGCGCCTGGCGAAGGCGCTCGGCATCGCCGAACGGGACATGGGGTATGCGGGCATGAAGGATGCGCGAGGGGTAACCCGGCAGACCTTCTCGATTCCGCGGGTGGCCCCGGATCGCGTGCTCGGGCTGGAGGTGCAGGGGATCAGGGTGCTCTCCGCGTCTCTGCACAGGAACAAGCTGAAGCTCGGCCACCTGCGGGGGAACCGTTTCCGGCTCCGGGTCCGCGGGGTGACAGCCGATGCCGTGCCGAGCGCATCTGCGGTGTTGTCGGTGCTGGCGAAGCGGGGTGTGCCGAATTATTTCGGCGAACAGCGCTATGGAACCCAGGGAAATTCCCACCTCATCGGCGCGGCGCTCCTGCGAGGCGATTACCGGGGGGCGGTGGACGCACTCATCGGCGATGCGGCAAAGGTGACTGACGAACGCTGGCGGGCTGCCATCGAGGCATACCGGCGCGGTGATCCGGACGAGAGCCTGCGTGCCTTTCCCGGCCATTGCCGTACGGAACGGGACCTGCTCCAGCGCCTGGTGAAACAGCCGGATGACTGGGAGAAGGCGTTCCGCGCGGTGCATCCACGATTGAAGAAGCTGTACCTGTCCGCCTTTCAGTCGTTTCTCTTTGACCGGCTGCTCGACGGGCGGCTCGACCGGCTTGATGAGGTGGTAGACGGCGACGTGGCCTACAAGCATGACAACGGTGCCTGTTTCCTCGTTACCGATGCGGCTGCCGAAGCGGTAAGGGCTGAGGCGTTCGAGATATCCCCCACCGGCCCCCTGTTCGGCTGCAAGATGAAGGAGCCGGAAGGAAAGGTGCTGGAGCTGGAGCGACAGGTACTGGATATGGAAGGGCTCAGCCTGGAAAGTTTCAACCTGACCGGCGGCCTGCGCATGGAAGGTGAGCGCCGTCCGCTCCGGGTGCCGCTTATGGAGCCGACTGCGGAGTGGGACGGGGAGGGGCTCGTGCTGGAGTTCGGCTTGCCGCGCGGCTCTTATGCTACCGCAGTGCTGCGGGAAGTGATGAAATCGGCCTGA
- a CDS encoding DUF4212 domain-containing protein, which yields MNGSQDRYNVNFFKPKKGYMRDEVRIILLILFGWVVATFGFQFLLWLLADTKGESFLTLRTFFTLPFHFWFTGQFLPLWFIILCVIFNIYTDRLTESHSRRRDRSYD from the coding sequence ATGAACGGCTCACAAGACCGCTATAACGTCAATTTCTTTAAACCCAAAAAAGGCTACATGCGGGATGAGGTCAGGATCATCCTGCTGATCCTGTTCGGCTGGGTGGTGGCGACCTTCGGCTTCCAGTTCCTGCTCTGGCTGCTTGCCGATACGAAGGGTGAAAGCTTTCTGACCCTGCGCACGTTTTTTACCCTTCCGTTCCATTTCTGGTTCACCGGCCAGTTTCTTCCCCTCTGGTTCATAATCCTCTGCGTGATCTTCAATATCTACACCGATCGTCTTACGGAAAGCCACAGCCGCAGGAGAGACAGATCCTATGACTAA